Within Butyrivibrio fibrisolvens, the genomic segment GATATCCTATCATTCCTTCCTTACTATCTGCCCTTCATGTTTCCAAACGGCGCTGTTGCCTTCAAGATGTTCAGAGTTGCCAGGATCTTGAGGCTCTTCAGGATCAATGCATATTATGATTCTCTGAATGTTATCACAGATGTTATAAAGAGTAAAAGTCAGCAGCTTATGTCTTCTGTATTTATAATCCTGGTACTAATGCTGGGTTCAAGTCTTTGCATGTATTCACTGGAGCATGACGCACAGCCGGAAGTATTCTCCAACGCTTTCTCCGGTGTATGGTGGTCTATGTCCACACTTCTGACTGTAGGATATGGTGATATATATCCTGTGACTACACTTGGTAAGTTCTTTGGTATCATCATTGCTTTTCTTGGGGTAGGAATTGTAGCTATCCCAACAGGTATCATAAGCGCCGGATTCGTCGAGCAGTATACTCATCTATCCACAGTAGGAGATTCTACTGATACTGAGCTCAACTTCATTCAGGTCAAGATCACCGAAAACGATGACTGGGCCGGCAAATATATTAAAGACCTGCATCTTCCTGACAACATCATAATCGCTGCTCTTCAAAGAAATAACAAAACTTCCATCCCCAAAGGCAATACCCTTATTCATGAAGGAGACCAGCTCGTTCTGGGATCTGAACCGCTTCAGAAGGACAAGTTCATCAATTTCAAAGAGATGAAACTTGAATACGGGCACTCCTGGATAGGCCTAAGGATTGATGAGCTTGATATCTCCAGAACTACTTTTATCGTGATGATAAGACGTGGTAATAGGCCCCTCGTACCAAGAGGCAATCTGGTGCTTATGGAGGGCGATGTCTTATTCCTATATAGCGTAACAAAAGCAGGGATTGATCTGTAGAGGCAATCCCTGCTTTTGCAAAACTAAAACCACCCACTTGAACGGACCGGCATCTCCAAAGTCTTTGCAGGGGCAGGTCCGTCCAAGTTGGGTAGTATTAGTTAAAAATCAAAATACTGGCGGTAGTCTATATGTTAAAATCAAAGTGCTGTCCTACCATCATTTCTTCCTGTGTTCTGACGC encodes:
- a CDS encoding ion transporter, producing MYTAKCHFPKETEAGAIKKYIFSLDGIIDILSFLPYYLPFMFPNGAVAFKMFRVARILRLFRINAYYDSLNVITDVIKSKSQQLMSSVFIILVLMLGSSLCMYSLEHDAQPEVFSNAFSGVWWSMSTLLTVGYGDIYPVTTLGKFFGIIIAFLGVGIVAIPTGIISAGFVEQYTHLSTVGDSTDTELNFIQVKITENDDWAGKYIKDLHLPDNIIIAALQRNNKTSIPKGNTLIHEGDQLVLGSEPLQKDKFINFKEMKLEYGHSWIGLRIDELDISRTTFIVMIRRGNRPLVPRGNLVLMEGDVLFLYSVTKAGIDL